The nucleotide sequence ATTGCCTGCTGCGACTCGCGTGTTTCGCCGACCGTCATCTTCGATGCCATGCCGGGCGAGCTGTTTACCGTGCGCAACGTCGCCAATCTGGTGCCGCCCTACGAGCCGGGCGGCCACCACGCCGCCTCCTCGGCGCTGGAATATGCCGTGCTCGGCCTCAAGGTCGAACACATCGTCGTGCTCGGCCACGCCAGCTGCGGCGGCGTGATGTCCTACGCCCGCCGCCACACCGACCTTAGCGCCAGCGACTTCATCGGCCATTGGATGGCGATCCTGGAGCCGGCGGCCGCCGCCGAGGGCATCATGCCGGCGACGGATTTGCCCGATGAGGCGGTGACACGGCTGGAGCGCAGCGGCGTCCGCCAGTCGTTGGCCAATCTGATGACGTTTCCGTGGGTGCGTGACCGGGTGAAGACCGGCCGGCTGTTTCTGCACGGCGCCTATTTCGCCATCGCCACCGGCATGTTGGAGCGGCTCGACCCGGCCACCGACCGTTTCGTTCCGATGGGAACGCGCAACCCGTTCCGCGCCGAGGCGGTCGACGTCGACGGCGGCTGAGCGCCCCCGCTATCCACGGGCGAGGGCGGGTGGGGGCATCAAGCCAGGCCACAGCGGGTGCGGCAGACGAAACGCCCACTTGATCAGGCGCATTCGTGCCTCCTCCTTCAAACAAAACGGGCGGACCGAAGCCCGCCCGTTTGATGCATCAAGTCCGGAACCGAAATTCGCGCGGCCTTACGCCGCCTGCTTCTTCGGCGAGATCAGCTTGCGGTTGACCAGGAGCTCGGCGATCTGCACCGAGTTGAGGGCGGCGCCCTTGCGCAGATTGTCCGACACGCACCAGAACGACAGGCCGTTGTCGACCGTGCTGTCCTCGCGGATGCGCGAGATGTAGGTGGCATCCTCGCCGGTGGCCTCGACCGGGGTGATGTAGCCGCCGGGTTCGTGCTTATCGATGACGAGGCAGCCCGGCGCCCGCGCCAGGAGGGCGCGCGCTTCGTCCGCCGTCACCGGCTGCTCGAACTCGACGTTGACCGCCTCCGAGTGCGACACGAACACCGGCACCCGCACGCAGGTGGCGGTGAGCTTGATCTTGGGGTCGAGAATCTTCTTGGTCTCGACCATCATCTTCCACTCTTCCTTGGTCGAGCCGTCCTCCATGAAGACGTCGATCTGGGGAATGAGGTTGAAGGCGATGCGCTTTGGGAATTTTTTGGTCTCCATCTCCGAGGCGGTGAACACCGCGCGGGTCTGGGAGAACAGCTCGTCCATGGCGTCCTTGCCGGCACCCGACACCGACTGATAGGTCGCCACCACCACCCGCTTGATGGTGAAGGCGTCGTGCAGCGGCTTCAGCGCGACCACGAGCTGCGCGGTCGAGCAATTGGGATTGGCGATGATGTTCTTCTTGGTGAAGCCGGCGACGGCGTCGGCGTTCACCTCCGGCACGATCAGCGGCACGTCGGGGTCGGTGCGCCAGGTCGAGGAATTGTCGATCACCACGCAGCCCTGGGCGCCGATCCGGGGCGACCATTCCTTCGACACCGTGCCGCCGGCCGACATCAGGCAGATGTCAGTGCCGGTGAAGTCGAAATTCTCGAGCGCCTTCACCTTGAGCGTCTTGTCGCCGTAGGACACCTCGACGCCCATGCTGCGGCGCGAGGCGAGCGCCACCACCTCGTCGGCGGGGAAGCCCCGCTCGGCGAGAATCGCCAGCATTTCGCGGCCCACATTGCCCGTGGCCCCGACGACTGCGACCGAGTAACCCATCCTTGACTCTCCGGCGAAGATCCCGGGCCGCAGGAATACCTGCGGCAACCTGGGATTCCCGGCTTCTATTGCAGAAGGCGGACGGACACAACACGGTCGAGGGTGGAACATTCCGGCACCGGTGCTCCGAACCACCCGGCGGGCGGCTGCGGCAGCACCCGTTCGTCTGCCGCGCCGCGGCGTCTCGTACCAACGGCCCCCGATGCTGACGCAGGGGCCGTTGAAGCTCGCAAACTTTCATCCATGAAATCGATGATTTCACGGAAATCTGCGATCGTTGCGGTGTGCCGGGCGGCCTCAGGCCGGGGTGCGGAGCCGGGCGCGCTGGCGGCGCCGGGCCTGGGCGTGCGCGACGAAGGTGGCGAACGGCACCAGCCGGCCGCGTTCCTCGGCCGGCGCCACCGCCCGCGGCGGCCGGTTCGCACGAACCTGCCAGTCCAGCCAGATCACCTGTCCGCGCTCGGGCATGTCTTCGAACAGGGCGTCGAACCATTTGCCGGCCTTGTACATAGGGCCTCCTCGGGGGTTCCCCGGAACTCATCCTGTCGCGCAACGCGGCAGACGGTTCGAGGTTCCGTTTGGGGATTGCCGGCCGGGGGTCCGCTGCGGCCTGCCGAGGGAACCGCGCCGTCGCTCGCCGCGTTGCCGTCTTGCAACGGCGGCTCGGGAACGCCGGGGTGGGGCACATCCGCTCTGGCGGAGGTTTGTTAACCCCTCTATCCTAAGCTCGATTCAGGTTTTCGAGGGTGTCATGCGGCTCGCCGGTCTTGTCGTTTCCACCGTGGCGCTCGCGTTTGCGGCGGCCACCGTTTTGCCGAGTGTGGCCGACGCCCAGACGCGGCGGTCGCCCTCGCGTCTCACCGTCACGCCCAAGCAGTCCTATCTCTATCCGGGCACCAATTATCCGGCGCTCAATGCCGCCGATTACGCCGTCGATCTGCGCTTTCGCTCCGGCGTGCCGGCCGAGACCATGACCGGACCGGGCGGCGACGGCGGCCGCTTCAACCTGCCGCAGCCGTTCGAGCTGGGCGGCACCCGGCCGCTGCCGTTCTGAACGGGCGTTCGGGCAGGTCTCTTTCGGATTTCGATATCAAACGGCCGGGCACGCGCCCGGCCGTTTTGCGTTGATGGCGTCGTCTTCCCACTTTGAGGGAGCAAGAGGCGCCCGGCGAGGGCGCCTCAGCAGCTTCGAGGTGGCGGAGCCCGCCAGCGGCCACGCCTTGGGCGCGTCCCGGTGGCGTTGGGGCCTGACGCCCGGCCGCGGTCAGCCCGACAGCGCGTCGAGCTCGGCCAGGATGGCGTCGCCCATCGCCGTCGTGCCGATGGTGGCCTGACCCGGCGCGGCGATGTCGCCGGTGCGCAGGCCTTTCGCCAGCACGTTGGCGGTGGCGGTGTCGAGCAGATCCGCCGCCTCGCCGAGCCCAAACGAATAGCGCAGCGCCATGCCGAGCGAGCCGATCATCGCCAGCGGGTTGGCGATGCCCTTGCCGGCGATGTCGGGGGCGGAGCCGTGCACCGGCTCGTACATCGCCTTGCGCTTGCCGGTGACGGGGTCCGCTTCACCGAGCGAGGCCGACGGCAGCATGCCGAGCGAGCCGGTCAGCATCGCGGCGATGTCGGACAACATGTCGCCGAACAGATTGTCGCAGACGATGACGTCGAATTGCTTGGGCCGGCGCACCAGCTGCATGCCGCAGGCGTCGGCCAGCTGGTGCTCCAGCTCGACCTCTGGGAATTCGCGGCGGTGGACCTCGGTCACCACCTGGTTCCACAACAGGCCCGACTTCATGACGTTGCGCTTCTCGGTCGAGGTCACCTTGTTCCGGCGCTTCTTGGCGAGGTCGAAGGCGACGCGGGCGATGCGCTCGATCTCGAAGGTGTCGTAGACCTGGGAATCGATGGCGCGCTTCTGGCCACCGCCGAGGTCGGTGATGGTCTTGGGTTCGCCGAAATAGACCCCGCCGGTGAGCTCGCGCACGATCATGATGTCGAGGCCCTCGACCAGCTCGCGCTTCAGCGACGATGCATCGGCCAGCGCCGGGTAGCAGATCGCCGGGCGCAGGTTGGCGAACAGGCCGAGATCCTTGCGAAGGCGCAACAGGCCCGCCTCCGGACGGGC is from Blastochloris viridis and encodes:
- a CDS encoding carbonic anhydrase, coding for MTHAAFPERLIAGYQSFLDRRYAEQREQYEVLAKGQSPKLMVIACCDSRVSPTVIFDAMPGELFTVRNVANLVPPYEPGGHHAASSALEYAVLGLKVEHIVVLGHASCGGVMSYARRHTDLSASDFIGHWMAILEPAAAAEGIMPATDLPDEAVTRLERSGVRQSLANLMTFPWVRDRVKTGRLFLHGAYFAIATGMLERLDPATDRFVPMGTRNPFRAEAVDVDGG
- a CDS encoding aspartate-semialdehyde dehydrogenase, which produces MGYSVAVVGATGNVGREMLAILAERGFPADEVVALASRRSMGVEVSYGDKTLKVKALENFDFTGTDICLMSAGGTVSKEWSPRIGAQGCVVIDNSSTWRTDPDVPLIVPEVNADAVAGFTKKNIIANPNCSTAQLVVALKPLHDAFTIKRVVVATYQSVSGAGKDAMDELFSQTRAVFTASEMETKKFPKRIAFNLIPQIDVFMEDGSTKEEWKMMVETKKILDPKIKLTATCVRVPVFVSHSEAVNVEFEQPVTADEARALLARAPGCLVIDKHEPGGYITPVEATGEDATYISRIREDSTVDNGLSFWCVSDNLRKGAALNSVQIAELLVNRKLISPKKQAA
- the leuB gene encoding 3-isopropylmalate dehydrogenase yields the protein MPSFKLLLLPGDGIGPEVMAEVKRLLVWFEKRGVAAFNYDERLVGGSSYDADGVAITDATMELAHASDAVLFGAVGGPKWDGVPYDARPEAGLLRLRKDLGLFANLRPAICYPALADASSLKRELVEGLDIMIVRELTGGVYFGEPKTITDLGGGQKRAIDSQVYDTFEIERIARVAFDLAKKRRNKVTSTEKRNVMKSGLLWNQVVTEVHRREFPEVELEHQLADACGMQLVRRPKQFDVIVCDNLFGDMLSDIAAMLTGSLGMLPSASLGEADPVTGKRKAMYEPVHGSAPDIAGKGIANPLAMIGSLGMALRYSFGLGEAADLLDTATANVLAKGLRTGDIAAPGQATIGTTAMGDAILAELDALSG